In Enterobacter sp. 638, a single window of DNA contains:
- a CDS encoding DsrE/DsrF/TusD sulfur relay family protein, with translation MQKIVIVANGAAYGSESLFNSLRLAIALRDQESALELRLFLMSDAVTAGLKGQKPAEGYNIQQMLEILTAQDVPVKLCKTCTDGRGITSLPLIEGVEIGTLVELAQWTLAADKVLTF, from the coding sequence ATGCAGAAAATCGTTATCGTCGCCAACGGTGCGGCTTACGGAAGTGAATCTCTTTTTAACAGTCTGCGACTGGCAATTGCTTTACGCGATCAGGAGAGCGCTCTGGAACTGCGGCTTTTTTTGATGTCGGATGCGGTGACCGCCGGGCTAAAAGGACAGAAACCTGCCGAGGGCTATAACATCCAGCAGATGCTGGAGATCCTGACCGCGCAGGACGTTCCGGTAAAGCTGTGCAAGACCTGCACTGACGGACGCGGGATCACCTCTTTGCCGCTGATTGAGGGCGTGGAAATCGGCACGTTGGTCGAATTAGCCCAGTGGACGCTGGCCGCCGATAAAGTATTAACTTTTTAA
- the nasR gene encoding nitrate regulatory protein NasR (NasR is a transcription antiterminator and transcriptional regulator for the nasFEDCBA operon) yields MTNIYGSPPGATEWLQRAKRMRKQQFSNLAQLGELVSCISTLAHMLQCERGASNIWLCSQGKLYAAECKASRALADENLAAFHVALAQQSPFSGSAVCERIASALHQLEQLGPLREAVVSRSIKAHLAMEQYSRTLRHVLSIIPQLNDSIDDPQIASRFVALYSLMQGKELAGQERALGAIGFTEGHFSDDMRQTLVDRIDAQQACFDVFLSRVQPDVQTTFDRHCLPGVETEQLRRIACTRQPSADQGATALNWFALQTARLEHLRALEEVMIADLMHAVEEKMHSDNESFGLTDETDDPFTHWPDKPLLSLVRQQAREIELLSRQLASLRDTLEERKTIDKAKSVLMTHQNMSEEQAWYALRKMAMDKNQRMVDIARALLTVKTLWQVIPKG; encoded by the coding sequence ATGACGAACATCTACGGCAGTCCCCCCGGCGCAACCGAATGGCTTCAGCGCGCAAAGCGGATGCGCAAACAACAGTTCAGCAACCTGGCGCAGCTCGGCGAACTGGTGAGCTGCATCAGCACGCTTGCCCACATGCTACAGTGCGAGCGCGGGGCGTCAAACATCTGGCTCTGCTCGCAGGGGAAGCTGTACGCCGCCGAGTGTAAAGCCAGCCGGGCATTAGCCGATGAAAACCTGGCAGCATTTCACGTTGCGCTGGCGCAGCAGTCGCCTTTTTCAGGCAGCGCCGTCTGCGAGCGTATCGCCAGCGCACTCCATCAGCTTGAGCAGTTGGGTCCATTGCGGGAGGCCGTCGTGTCGCGCAGCATCAAAGCGCATCTGGCGATGGAACAATACAGCCGTACGCTGCGCCATGTCCTCAGTATCATTCCTCAGCTCAATGACAGCATTGACGATCCGCAAATAGCCAGTCGTTTTGTGGCGCTGTATAGCCTGATGCAGGGCAAAGAGCTGGCGGGGCAGGAGCGCGCGCTGGGCGCGATTGGTTTTACCGAAGGCCACTTTAGCGATGATATGCGCCAGACGCTGGTCGATCGCATCGACGCTCAGCAAGCCTGTTTTGATGTTTTCCTGTCGCGCGTCCAGCCTGACGTGCAGACCACCTTTGATCGCCACTGCCTGCCCGGTGTCGAAACCGAACAGCTGCGCCGGATCGCCTGTACCCGCCAACCGTCTGCCGACCAGGGGGCGACTGCGCTCAACTGGTTTGCGCTGCAAACGGCGCGCCTTGAACATTTACGCGCTCTGGAAGAGGTGATGATTGCCGATCTGATGCACGCCGTCGAAGAGAAAATGCATTCAGATAATGAATCGTTTGGGCTTACTGACGAGACGGATGACCCGTTCACGCACTGGCCCGACAAACCGCTCCTGTCGCTGGTGCGTCAGCAGGCGCGCGAAATCGAACTATTGTCCCGCCAGCTTGCTTCGTTGCGCGACACGCTTGAGGAGCGCAAAACCATCGATAAAGCGAAAAGCGTGCTCATGACGCATCAAAATATGAGCGAAGAACAGGCGTGGTATGCCCTGCGCAAAATGGCGATGGATAAGAATCAACGCATGGTGGATATCGCCCGCGCGCTGCTCACGGTAAAGACGTTATGGCAGGTAATACCAAAGGGGTAG
- the ntrB gene encoding nitrate ABC transporter permease, translated as MKQMQTTQIVAEKSVSGEVITLPPVQVRRRAPAFARRINEFLQRVIPAFLGLGLLVVLWQLAAINSKGFPTPLSTLDSAITLFADPFYRDGPNDMGIGWNILASLQRVAIGFGLAAIVGIPLGFLIGRFTFFSRMFTPLIALLRPVSPLAWLPIGLLLFQKAEPASSWTIFICSIWPMVINTAEGVRRIPQDYLNVARVLQLSEWTIMRRILFPAVLPAVLTGVRLSIGIAWLVIVAAEMLTGGVGIGFWIWNEWNNLNVENILIAIVIIGVVGLLLEQGLMLIARRFSWQEK; from the coding sequence ATGAAACAGATGCAAACTACACAGATCGTGGCTGAAAAGTCCGTCAGCGGTGAAGTCATCACGCTGCCACCGGTTCAGGTTCGTCGCCGTGCACCGGCGTTTGCCCGCCGGATAAATGAATTTCTCCAGCGCGTGATCCCGGCGTTTCTGGGGTTGGGATTGCTGGTGGTGTTATGGCAACTGGCCGCGATCAACAGCAAAGGTTTCCCTACGCCGCTCAGTACGCTTGATTCCGCTATCACGCTGTTTGCCGATCCGTTTTACCGTGACGGACCGAACGACATGGGGATTGGCTGGAACATTCTCGCCTCGCTCCAGCGCGTGGCGATTGGATTCGGGCTGGCGGCGATTGTCGGCATTCCGCTCGGTTTCCTGATTGGACGATTCACCTTTTTCTCGCGCATGTTCACCCCGCTTATTGCCCTTCTGCGCCCAGTCAGCCCGCTGGCGTGGCTGCCTATCGGTCTGCTGCTGTTCCAGAAAGCGGAACCGGCGTCGAGCTGGACCATTTTCATCTGTTCTATCTGGCCGATGGTGATCAACACCGCCGAAGGGGTGCGCCGTATTCCGCAGGACTACCTCAACGTCGCGCGGGTATTGCAACTTTCTGAGTGGACCATCATGCGCCGCATTCTGTTTCCGGCCGTGTTGCCCGCTGTGTTGACAGGCGTGCGGCTCTCGATTGGCATTGCGTGGCTGGTGATTGTCGCCGCCGAAATGCTGACTGGGGGCGTGGGGATCGGCTTCTGGATCTGGAACGAGTGGAACAATCTCAACGTCGAAAACATTCTCATCGCCATCGTCATCATCGGCGTGGTCGGGTTGCTGCTGGAGCAGGGGCTGATGCTGATTGCCCGTCGTTTTAGCTGGCAGGAAAAATAA
- a CDS encoding CmpA/NrtA family ABC transporter substrate-binding protein: MVNWTRRRFLQASAIASGAMLLPGVMHSAWAAGSDKPELETVRVGFIPLTDCAPLVIAALKGFDKKYGITIVPTKEASWAAVRDKLVAGELDAAHILYGLLYGLELGIAGKPQPMANLMTLNHNGQAITLSNDLLDKGVRDVDGLKKLIQQQAPGTYSFAHTFPTGTHAMWLYYWLASAGINPFDDVRTVVVPPPQMVMNMRIGNMVGFCVGEPWNARAINDRIGFTAATSQSIWPEHPEKILGTRRDWVEKNPHTARALVCAVMEAARWIDASPENKRETALILSRRAWLNTKEQYLTGRMLGEYDNGIGQRWQDAHPIRFFNDGAVSYPWHSDGMWFLTQFRRWGLLKTEPDYAGIAQRINQTAVWQDAATAVGGISTPSSPMRSSTLMDGTVWNGTDPEGYASRFAIHRKGA; encoded by the coding sequence ATGGTGAACTGGACGAGACGGCGATTTTTACAGGCAAGCGCAATAGCGAGCGGGGCGATGCTGCTTCCAGGCGTCATGCACTCTGCGTGGGCGGCAGGCTCGGATAAACCGGAGCTGGAGACGGTGCGCGTGGGCTTTATCCCGCTGACCGACTGCGCACCGCTGGTGATCGCCGCGCTAAAAGGTTTTGACAAAAAATACGGCATTACGATTGTGCCCACGAAAGAAGCCAGCTGGGCTGCAGTGCGCGACAAACTAGTCGCCGGTGAACTGGACGCGGCACACATTCTGTATGGCCTGCTGTACGGACTAGAGCTGGGTATCGCCGGTAAACCGCAGCCGATGGCCAATCTGATGACCCTGAACCACAACGGTCAGGCCATCACACTTTCAAACGATCTGCTGGATAAAGGCGTGCGCGACGTTGACGGGCTGAAAAAGCTGATTCAGCAGCAGGCCCCCGGCACTTACAGTTTCGCCCATACCTTCCCAACCGGCACGCACGCCATGTGGCTCTATTACTGGCTGGCGAGCGCGGGCATCAATCCGTTTGACGATGTGCGCACCGTAGTGGTTCCGCCGCCGCAGATGGTGATGAACATGCGCATCGGCAACATGGTTGGTTTTTGCGTTGGCGAACCGTGGAACGCCCGTGCTATCAACGACCGAATCGGCTTTACCGCCGCTACCTCACAATCCATCTGGCCGGAACATCCGGAGAAAATTCTCGGCACGCGCCGCGACTGGGTCGAGAAAAATCCGCACACCGCGCGCGCGCTGGTCTGCGCCGTGATGGAGGCCGCTCGCTGGATTGATGCCTCACCGGAAAACAAACGTGAAACGGCGCTCATTCTCTCGCGTCGCGCCTGGCTTAACACCAAAGAGCAGTATCTCACCGGCCGCATGCTGGGCGAATACGATAACGGCATCGGCCAGCGCTGGCAGGATGCCCATCCGATTCGTTTCTTCAACGACGGCGCGGTCAGCTACCCGTGGCACTCCGACGGCATGTGGTTCCTGACTCAGTTCCGCCGCTGGGGCCTGCTGAAAACCGAACCGGATTACGCCGGAATTGCACAACGCATTAATCAGACCGCCGTCTGGCAGGACGCCGCTACCGCCGTGGGCGGGATCAGCACGCCGTCGTCACCCATGCGCAGCAGCACACTTATGGACGGCACCGTCTGGAACGGCACCGATCCTGAAGGCTACGCCAGTCGCTTCGCCATTCACCGTAAAGGGGCATGA